From the genome of Chionomys nivalis chromosome 19, mChiNiv1.1, whole genome shotgun sequence, one region includes:
- the Zbtb12 gene encoding zinc finger and BTB domain-containing protein 12: MASGVEVLRFQLPGHEAATLRNMNQLRAEERFCDVTIVADSLKFRGHKVILAACSPFLRDQFLLNPSSELQVSLMHSARIVADLLLSCYTGALEFAVRDIVNYLTAASYLQMEHVVEKCRNALSQFIEPKIGLKEDGVSEASLVSTVSATKSLLPPARTPKPAPKPPPPPPLPPPLLRPVKLEFPLDEDLELKAEDEDEDEDEDVSDICIVKVESALEVAHRLKPPGGLAAGLGIGASVSSHLGELAQSSVAPNTVAPPQGVVKACYSLSEDAEGEGLLLIPGGRASVGATSGLVEAAAVAMAARGAGGSLGAGGSRGPLPGGFSSGNPLKNIKCTKCPEVFQGVEKLVFHMRAQHFIFMCPRCGKQFNHSSNLNRHMNVHRGVKSHSCGICGKCFTQKSTLHDHLNLHSGARPYRCSYCDVRFAHKPAIRRHLKEQHGKTTAENVLEAGVAEINVLIR, from the coding sequence ATGGCCTCTGGGGTGGAAGTCTTGCGTTTCCAGCTGCCTGGCCACGAGGCCGCTACGTTGCGGAACATGAACCAACTCCGTGCGGAGGAGCGGTTCTGCGATGTGACCATCGTGGCCGACAGCCTCAAATTCCGTGGCCACAAGGTCATCTTGGCCGCCTGCTCACCGTTCCTCCGGGACCAGTTCTTGCTGAACCCCAGCTCGGAGCTGCAGGTCTCGCTGATGCACAGTGCACGCATTGTGGCGGACCTGCTCCTCTCTTGCTACACGGGCGCCCTGGAGTTCGCAGTCAGGGACATCGTCAACTACCTGACGGCTGCCTCCTACCTGCAGATGGAGCACGTGGTGGAGAAATGCCGGAACGCTCTCAGCCAGTTCATTGAGCCCAAAATAGGCCTCAAAGAGGATGGGGTCAGCGAGGCTAGCCTCGTAAGCACCGTCAGTGCCACCaagtccctcctccctccagccaGGACCCCAAAGCCAGCCCCGAaacccccgcccccacctcctCTACCCCCTCCGCTCCTAAGACCCGTGAAGCTGGAGTTTCCGCTGGATGAGGACCTAGAGCTGAAGGCGGAAGacgaggacgaggacgaggatGAGGATGTTTCTGACATCTGCATTGTCAAGGTGGAGTCCGCCCTCGAAGTGGCACACCGGCTCAAACCCCCTGGAGGCCTAGCAGCGGGTCTGGGCATCGGGGCCTCTGTGAGCAGCCACCTCGGGGAGCTGGCCCAGAGTAGCGTGGCCCCCAACACTGTAGCCCCACCGCAAGGTGTGGTGAAGGCCTGCTATAGCCTGTCAGAGGACGCCGAAGGGGAAGGCCTGTTGTTGATCCCAGGAGGCCGGGCCAGTGTGGGGGCCACCTCGGGCCTAGTGGAAGCAGCAGCAGTGGCCATGGCTgcccggggggcggggggcagtCTGGGGGCAGGGGGCAGCCGGGGACCCCTGCCTGGGGGCTTCTCAAGTGGAAACCCCTTAAAGAACATCAAATGCACCAAGTGCCCGGAAGTGTTCCAGGGCGTGGAGAAGCTGGTCTTCCACATGCGTGCGCaacatttcattttcatgtgCCCGCGGTGCGGCAAGCAGTTCAACCACAGCAGCAACCTCAACCGCCACATGAACGTGCACCGCGGTGTCAAGTCACACTCGTGTGGCATCTGCGGCAAGTGCTTCACACAGAAGTCCACGCTGCACGATCACCTCAACCTGCACTCGGGAGCGCGGCCCTATCGATGCTCCTACTGTGACGTGCGCTTCGCCCACAAGCCAGCCATCCGGCGGCATCTCAAGGAGCAACATGGCAAAACCACAGCCGAGAACGTGCTGGAGGCTGGCGTGGCGGAGATCAACGTCCTCATCCGCTGA